One region of Triticum aestivum cultivar Chinese Spring chromosome 6B, IWGSC CS RefSeq v2.1, whole genome shotgun sequence genomic DNA includes:
- the LOC123133570 gene encoding FBD-associated F-box protein At1g66320-like, with the protein MDQRESQAGDDRSGERDQISGDFISTLPDAILCTIISLLPTKDGGRTPAISPRWRYLWRSAPLNLEVRSPANSHSPSTVLPSAVSGIISNHDGPARRFSIRCFPDDLDADAESWFHSRALANIQELEFTYHNYKRFPGCTRENLLPPSALRSPSLLVVKISYCNFPTSLPSMNFPLLKQLSLMFVSMSGDVFHGLLSACRALESLYMAEIRSTGCLRVSSPTLRSFGFRNSDEETELVIEDAPHLVRVLLPYIHHSDYCATIRVVRAPRLEVLGPILPVVSNILVSQVISPLTSANSMCTVKVLCLRSSGYELDGVRNVLRWFPYLEKLYIIFGRHSEENKKNEPQYDPPHQIECFQTHLKTVVFKIFIGYEKQVNFARFFLVNAKALNKIEFEVYGACDAISVAYYHSLLQVEKRASQDAQVEFRSEYQRTGYDKHVHDLSVADPFGQP; encoded by the exons ATGGACCAGCGAGAATCCCAGGCCGGGGACGACCGTAGCGGCGAGCGCGATCAGATCTCCGGCGATTTCATCAGCACGCTCCCTGACGCCATCCTCTGCACCATCATCTCGCTGCTCCCCACCAAGGACGGCGGCCGCACGCCGGCCATCTCACCCCGATGGCGCTACCTGTGGCGCTCCGCGCCTCTGAACCTCGAGGTCCGATCCCCTGCCAACTCCCACTCCCCCTCCACCGTCCTTCCCTCAGCTGTGTCCGGGATAATTTCCAACCACGATGGCCCCGCCCGCCGATTCTCCATCCGTTGCTTCCCCGACGACCTGGACGCCGACGCAGAGAGCTGGTTCCATTCCCGAGCCCTCGCCAACATCCAGGAGCTCGAATTCACCTACCACAACTACAAGCGCTTCCCTGGATGTACTCGAGAGAACCTACTGCCACCATCCGCGCTCCGCTCTCCCAGCCTCCTCGTTGTCAAAATCAGCTATTGTAATTTCCCCACCTCCTTGCCGTCCATGAATTTCCCCCTCCTGAAGCAGCTCTCCTTGATGTTCGTTTCCATGTCGGGGGATGTGTTTCATGGCTTGCTCTCTGCATGCCGTGCCTTGGAGAGCTTATACATGGCTGAAATTCGTTCTACGGGTTGCCTCCGTGTTAGCTCGCCGACTCTTAGGAGTTTTGGCTTCCGTAATAGCGATGAAGAGACCGAACTGGTCATCGAGGATGCTCCTCACCTTGTAAGGGTACTGCTACCTTATATTCACCACTCTGATTATTGTGCTACTATACGTGTAGTTAGGGCGCCTAGACTGGAGGTATTGGGCCCTATCTTACCCGTCGTCTCCAACATACTAGTATCTCAG GTAATAAGCCCACTCACCTCAGCAAACTCCATGTGCACCGTGAAGGTTTTGTGTCTCAGGTCTTCTGGCTATGAATTGGACGGAGTTCGTAATGTCCTCAGGTGGTTCCCCTATTTGGAAAAATTATACATCATT TTTGGCAGACACTCAGAGGAGAATAAGAAAAATGAGCCTCAGTATGACCCACCACATCAAATTGAATGCTTTCAGACCCATCTTAAAACAGTGGTGTTTAAGATATTCATAGGCTATGAGAAACAGGTTAACTTTGCGAGGTTCTTTCTTGTGAATGCCAAAGCGCTAAACAAAATTGAATTTGAAGTATATGGTGCGTGCGATGCTATATCGGTGGCTTATTACCATAGTCTGCTACAAGTGGAAAAGAGAGCTTCTCAAGATGCTCAGGTTGAATTCAGGAGTGAATATCAACGTACTGGGTACGATAAGCATGTCCATGATTTGTCTGTGGCTGACCCCTTCGGACAGCCATAG